The following are encoded together in the Mesoplodon densirostris isolate mMesDen1 chromosome 2, mMesDen1 primary haplotype, whole genome shotgun sequence genome:
- the TSHB gene encoding thyrotropin subunit beta yields MTAIFLMSMLFGLACGQAMAFCIPTEYMMHVERKECAYCLTINTTICAGYCMTRDFNGKLFLPKYALSQDVCTYRDFMYKTVEIPGCPRHVTPYFSYPVAISCKCGKCNTDYNDCIHEVIKTNYCTKPQKSYVVGFSI; encoded by the exons ATGACTGCTATCTTCCTGATGTCCATGCTTTTTGGCCTTGCATGTGGGCAAGCAATGGCTTTTTGTATTCCAACTGAGTATATGATGCATGTCGAAAGGAAAGAGTGTGCTTACTGCCTAACCATCAACACTACCATCTGTGCTGGATATTGTATGACACGG GACTTCAATGGCAAGCTGTTTCTTCCCAAATATGCTCTGTCCCAGGATGTTTGTACATATAGAGACTTCATGTACAAGACTGTAGAAATACCAGGATGCCCACGCCATGTTACTCCTTATTTCTCCTACCCTGTAGCTATAAGCTGTAAGTGTGGCAAGTGTAATACTGACTATAATGATTGTATACATGAGGTCATCAAAACAAACTACTGTACCAAACCTCAGAAGTCCTATGTGGTGGGATTTTCTATCTAA